The Candidatus Zixiibacteriota bacterium DNA segment CCGGTTTGATGGCTGAGAACCACCCGTCCTAACCACTAGACGATAGCGCCGTGATGTCGATTGCAGCTGCGCCCTGAGAACGCAACGGGGTGAAGTATATGATTTCCGCGCGCGATTTCAAGGGAATTTTCGCGCCCAGATAAGCGCTTGACAGTCACGGACAGCGCTCGTACATTCGTGTTCTCATTGCGCCGCCGGAATGCGTATTCGTGTTGCGGTTCGGCGGTGGCAATGCCGCGCGAGAGTGGCGGAATTGGTAGACGCGCCAGACTTAGGATCTGGTGACTTCGGTCGTGGGGGTTCGAGTCCCCCCTTTCGCAAATTGACAACAGCTTCCCGGAATCACACACGATGAATTCCGGCGCCATACATTCGAACTTTGCCGACTGCACGTGTGCGAACGTGGCGGAATTGGTATACGCGCTAGACTAAGGATCTAGTGGTGAATAACCGTGGGGGTTCGAGTCCCCCCGTTCGCACCATTTTTTCATTTCCAGGAAAGGAATCGCGTTTGAGCGTTACTTTTGAACTCGCTCAGGGGGAAAAGTGCAAGCGCACCCTGAAAATCACCGTCGCCCAGGAAACGGTGCAGGAAAAATTCGATGAAGTCTTCCGCAAATTGAAGGCCGAGGCGCAGATTCCCGGCTTTCGCAAGGGCCGTGCGCCGCTGTCGACCATCAAGGCCCGTTATGGCGCTGCCGCCGCCCAGGACGTACTGGAAGACTTGATGGATGAATCGTATAAGGAAGCCATCCAGCAATCGGGGCTGACCCCGGTCGACTACCCGCACATCTCGGAGGTCGACTTCGGCGAAGGCAAGCCGCTCACCTACACGGCGGAGCTGGAGATTCGCCCGGAGATCAAGCTGGAGACGTACACCGGCTTTGAACTGAAGCAGCCGGATGATACCGTGAAGGATGGCGAAGTCAAGGAGATGCTTGAATATCTGCAGCGTAAGCACTCGTCACTGGAAGTGGTCGAGCGCCCGGCGCAGATGGACGATTTCGTTCTGCTCGACCTGGAAGTCCTGAGCGATTCCGGCGGTAAACTGGAACAAAAGAAATTCGAGAACGTCCAGTTGGAACTGGTCGAGGGACCGGTCGCGTCGCAGTTCGGCAAGCAGTTGTCGGGCCTGGACAACGGCGCCGAAACCGAGATCGAAATCGACTATCCGCAGGATCACTTTGATAAACGGTTCGGCGGCAGCCGGGTGCGATTCAAAGTCAACGTCAAGGCGATCCGGCACTTGAATTTGATCCCGCTGGACGAGTCTTTCTTCAAGCAATTCGACGAGAAGATCGCCACGCTGGAGGAATTTCGCGAGAAGCTGCGGGCCGATATCCAGGCCCGGAAGACCAAGGAAGCGACCGACGCGCTACGCGAAGAAGCTATCAAAGAAGTCATCGACAAAAACCGTTTTGATTTGCCCGACGCACTCGTCGAGCGCTATCTCGACCGGATGGTAGAGGATTATCGGAATAATTCGCAGGAGAAGATCGACGAGGAACAGGTGCGCCAGCAGTATCGGGCGGTCGCCATTCGCCAGATTCGCTGGGATTTGTTGTATCACGAAATCGCCGAAAAAGAGCAGTTGCGTGTAGAACAATCGGATTTGGATGCCTGGTTGCAGCGTTTTGCCGATAACTATAAGATGACGCTGGAACAGGCCCGCAAGACTGTTACAGACAATCGGCGAATTGCCGATCTCAAGGAAACGATTCTGGAACATAAGGTGATTGACTTGATCCTCAACGGTTCGAAAGTTGAGAAGGTCTTTTCGCCGATGGTTTCGCCCGAGCAGTGATTTCAAGGAGGACGCTTTGACGTACAACCAACTGATTCCGATTGTTGTTGAGCAGACCGGCCGCGGCGAACGCGCCTACGACATCTACTCGCGCCTGCTGAAGGATCGCATCATCTTCCTCGGCACCCCGATCGACGACAATATTGCCAACCTGGTCATCGCGCAGATGCTGTTCCTGGCGGCGGAAGATGCCAACAAGGATATCTTCCTGTATATCAATTCGCCCGGCGGCGTCGTGACCTCGGGACTGGCGATCTACGATACCATGCAGTTCATCAAGCCGAAAGTGGCGACGGTGTGCATGGGGCTGGCGGCCTCGATGGGCGCCTTCCTGCTGGCGGCGGGCGCGGCGGGCAAACGCTCGGCGCTGCCGCATTCGCGCATCATGATCCACCAGCCGCTCGGCGGTGCCCAGGGTCAGGTCAGCGATCTGGAAATCCAGGTCAAGGAAGCCGTGCAACACAAACAGCGCCTCGCCGAATTGCTGGCCAAACACACCGGCCAGCCGATCGACAAGATCATGTCCGATACCGACCGCAATTACTTCATGTCGGCGGCAGAGGCGAAGGAGTATGGCCTGGTGGACGAAGTTTATAACCCCGAATCCAAGAAGTAACGAAGAGGAGCGAAGAGGCAAGACACAATGGCCGGCACCAATAAACGAATCGAACGCTGCTCGTTCTGCGGCAAGGACGCCTTCAGTGTGCGCAAGCTGTTTTCCGGTTACAATGCGCACATCTGCGACCAGTGCATCGAACTGACGCATGACATGCTCGACGACGTGCCGCGTAAGAAATCAGTCCAGCGGCCGGTCAAGATCTTCAAGCCGAAAGAGATTCGCGCTTTCCTCGATCAGTATGTCATCGGCCAGGACAAGGCTAAGAAGACGCTCTCGGTCGCGGTCTATTCGCACTACCAACGCATCTTCAATGAAGCCGAAACGGCCGACGTCGAGATCGAGAAGTCAAATATCCTGATGCTCGGGCCCACCGGCACGGGCAAGACCCTGCTGGCGCAAACGCTGGCCAAGATGTTGTCGGTGCCCTTCAGCATCGCCGATGCCACGGTGCTGACGGAAGCCGGTTACGTCGGCGAAGATGTCGAAAACATCCTCGTCCGGCTCTATCAGGCCGCCGATTACGACAAGGAACGCGCGGAAATCGGCATTGTTTTCATCGACGAAATCGACAAGATCGCGCGCAAAACGGCGAACCCGTCGATCACTCGCGACGTTTCGGGTGAGGGCGTACAGCAGGGATTGCTGAAGATCCTCGAGGGCACCGTTTCGAACATCCCGCCCAAAGGTGGTCGCAAGCACCCGGAACAACCGTTCGTGCCGATCGACACGCGCAACATCCTTTTCATCTGCGGCGGCGCTTTTGATGGTCTCGACAAGATCATCGCCCGGCGCGTCGGCAAGCAACAGGTCGGCTTCAAAACTGAATCCAAGAGCGTTGACAAGGACGACGTGGCCGCGCTGCTGCACATGGTGCAGACCGAGGACTTGTTGGAGTTCGGCTTGATTCCGGAACTGATCGGGCGGTTGCCGGTGGTGTCGGTGCTCGATCCGCTGTCGGATGAAGCCTTGCACCAGATTCTGACGGAGCCGAAAAATTGCCTGACGAAACAGTATCAGAAGTTGTTCCAGCTTGATGGAATTGAGCTGGAGTTTACGCCCGCGGCGTTGAACGCCGTCGTGCAGGAGGCCAAAAAGCGGAAGACCGGCGCGCGCGCGCTGCGGTCGATCTTTGAAGAGAAAATGCTGGACATTATGTACGAGGCGCCCTCGTACCGCAACGTTTCCAAGATCATCATTACCGACGAAAGCATTACTTCCGACGCGCCGCCGATTATCGAGCGCTCGACCAAAACCGGCAAGGCGAGCGCCTGATCCCGACAATGCTCTATAGCTACGGTTCGGAAAAGCTGACGATCAGCGAATACCTGCCGGTTCTGCCCGTGCGGGATACGATTGTTTTCCCCTACATGGTCTACCCCATGATCGTCGGCCGGCAGTTCTCGGTCGAAGCGCTGCAAGAGTCGATGCTGCGCGACAAGCAAATCCTGCTCCTGGCCCAAAAAGACAAAGAGATCGAAAACCCCAAGGCTGATGACCTCTACCAGTTCGGCACCGTCTCCCGCGTACTGCAAGTCATGAAACTCTCCAATGGCACGATGAAGGTGTTGATGGAGGGGATTGGCCGGGCTGCGGTCAAACGCCTGACGCCCGCCGACGGTTTCATCGGCGCCCATATCCGCCTCGAAC contains these protein-coding regions:
- the tig gene encoding trigger factor, which codes for MSVTFELAQGEKCKRTLKITVAQETVQEKFDEVFRKLKAEAQIPGFRKGRAPLSTIKARYGAAAAQDVLEDLMDESYKEAIQQSGLTPVDYPHISEVDFGEGKPLTYTAELEIRPEIKLETYTGFELKQPDDTVKDGEVKEMLEYLQRKHSSLEVVERPAQMDDFVLLDLEVLSDSGGKLEQKKFENVQLELVEGPVASQFGKQLSGLDNGAETEIEIDYPQDHFDKRFGGSRVRFKVNVKAIRHLNLIPLDESFFKQFDEKIATLEEFREKLRADIQARKTKEATDALREEAIKEVIDKNRFDLPDALVERYLDRMVEDYRNNSQEKIDEEQVRQQYRAVAIRQIRWDLLYHEIAEKEQLRVEQSDLDAWLQRFADNYKMTLEQARKTVTDNRRIADLKETILEHKVIDLILNGSKVEKVFSPMVSPEQ
- the clpP gene encoding ATP-dependent Clp endopeptidase proteolytic subunit ClpP; translated protein: MIPIVVEQTGRGERAYDIYSRLLKDRIIFLGTPIDDNIANLVIAQMLFLAAEDANKDIFLYINSPGGVVTSGLAIYDTMQFIKPKVATVCMGLAASMGAFLLAAGAAGKRSALPHSRIMIHQPLGGAQGQVSDLEIQVKEAVQHKQRLAELLAKHTGQPIDKIMSDTDRNYFMSAAEAKEYGLVDEVYNPESKK
- the clpX gene encoding ATP-dependent Clp protease ATP-binding subunit ClpX codes for the protein MAGTNKRIERCSFCGKDAFSVRKLFSGYNAHICDQCIELTHDMLDDVPRKKSVQRPVKIFKPKEIRAFLDQYVIGQDKAKKTLSVAVYSHYQRIFNEAETADVEIEKSNILMLGPTGTGKTLLAQTLAKMLSVPFSIADATVLTEAGYVGEDVENILVRLYQAADYDKERAEIGIVFIDEIDKIARKTANPSITRDVSGEGVQQGLLKILEGTVSNIPPKGGRKHPEQPFVPIDTRNILFICGGAFDGLDKIIARRVGKQQVGFKTESKSVDKDDVAALLHMVQTEDLLEFGLIPELIGRLPVVSVLDPLSDEALHQILTEPKNCLTKQYQKLFQLDGIELEFTPAALNAVVQEAKKRKTGARALRSIFEEKMLDIMYEAPSYRNVSKIIITDESITSDAPPIIERSTKTGKASA